A genomic segment from Ruegeria sp. TM1040 encodes:
- a CDS encoding TauD/TfdA family dioxygenase, translating into MNDLSSPPTVATIAGLGDKGLDITLADGATHYFNYYWLRDNCPSSFSAMTRERSFDIFHLETAPRARTAEIDGDALVIDWQDEDHITRMPLSWLNAYAGGQRRPDPADLSRVAWFGDHYPSVPRFSQPDLVSDDATRAKWIEAMLVHGFTIVTDMPDSDAALTQTAELMGFVRPTFFGTYFDVKTHINPTNTAYTAGALELHTDTPAEEFAPGIQFLHCRINTVDGGESLYADGVAVANDFRKRDPEGFRLLSEVPIPFYCEHDTYDARSRQYVIELDQHGEVEGLTISQHMADIFDLDQKLLDDYYPAFCRFGRMLQEEKYMMRFLMKGGECMVFDNHRIVHGRAAYTASSGDRYLRGCYVDRSEMRSTYRALVSEGRFKA; encoded by the coding sequence ATGAATGATCTCAGCTCTCCCCCCACGGTTGCGACCATTGCGGGCCTTGGTGACAAAGGTCTCGATATTACCCTGGCCGACGGCGCGACCCATTATTTCAATTACTACTGGCTGCGCGACAACTGCCCCAGCTCCTTTAGCGCCATGACCCGCGAGCGCAGCTTTGACATCTTTCATCTGGAGACCGCCCCACGCGCAAGAACGGCCGAGATTGACGGGGACGCGCTGGTGATCGACTGGCAGGACGAAGACCACATCACCCGCATGCCGCTCTCTTGGCTCAATGCCTATGCGGGTGGGCAGCGCCGCCCCGACCCAGCCGATCTGTCGCGCGTGGCCTGGTTTGGCGATCACTACCCATCGGTGCCGCGGTTCTCGCAGCCCGATCTGGTCTCGGATGACGCGACCCGCGCCAAATGGATCGAGGCGATGCTGGTGCATGGTTTCACGATCGTGACCGACATGCCCGACAGCGATGCGGCGCTCACCCAGACGGCAGAGCTCATGGGCTTTGTGCGGCCCACCTTCTTTGGCACCTATTTTGATGTCAAAACCCACATCAACCCCACCAATACCGCCTATACTGCGGGCGCACTAGAGCTGCACACCGACACCCCGGCCGAGGAATTTGCGCCGGGTATCCAGTTCCTCCATTGCCGCATCAACACGGTTGACGGTGGCGAGAGCCTCTATGCCGATGGGGTGGCGGTGGCCAATGACTTTCGCAAGCGCGACCCAGAGGGCTTCAGGCTTCTCAGCGAAGTGCCGATCCCGTTTTACTGCGAACACGACACTTATGATGCGCGCTCGCGCCAATATGTGATCGAGCTGGATCAACACGGCGAAGTCGAGGGGCTCACGATCAGTCAGCATATGGCCGATATTTTCGACCTCGATCAGAAACTGCTCGATGACTACTACCCCGCGTTCTGCCGCTTTGGTCGGATGCTGCAGGAAGAGAAATACATGATGCGCTTTTTGATGAAGGGCGGTGAATGCATGGTCTTTGACAACCATCGCATCGTGCATGGCCGCGCCGCCTATACCGCCTCCAGTGGTGACCGGTATCTGCGCGGCTGCTACGTGGATCGCTCCGAGATGCGCTCCACCTATCGTGCATTGGTCAGCGAAGGACGGTTCAAGGCATGA
- a CDS encoding class II aldolase/adducin family protein: MTLTRALPDAEAQLRTDLADAFRICHMLGWSESVGNHFSAAVSADGQSFLLNAKWQHFDTIAPEDLLLLDSRTAETPPDVDASAWCVHGTLHRRLPDARVVLHAHSPYATALACLEDPTMVPIDNNTARFYGRTAYDMSFGGIADATEEGERLAEALGDKSVLVMGNHGVSIVGDTVAEAFEDLYFFEKAAQTLILARSTGARLAVLTDAVAQNTADGWRAYQGMAAKHFAYLRSRLPPLPG; the protein is encoded by the coding sequence ATGACCCTCACACGCGCCCTCCCCGATGCCGAGGCCCAGTTGCGGACCGATCTCGCAGATGCCTTTCGGATCTGTCACATGCTGGGCTGGTCCGAAAGTGTCGGCAACCACTTCAGCGCGGCCGTCTCCGCTGACGGGCAGTCATTCCTGCTCAACGCCAAGTGGCAGCACTTCGACACCATCGCGCCCGAGGATCTGCTGCTTTTGGACAGCCGCACCGCAGAGACGCCCCCCGATGTCGATGCCTCGGCCTGGTGCGTGCATGGCACTCTGCACCGCCGCCTGCCCGATGCGCGCGTGGTGCTGCATGCCCATTCGCCCTATGCAACGGCGCTGGCCTGCCTCGAGGATCCCACCATGGTTCCAATCGACAACAATACCGCCCGCTTTTACGGGCGCACCGCCTATGACATGTCCTTTGGCGGCATTGCGGATGCCACCGAGGAAGGCGAACGCCTGGCGGAGGCGCTTGGCGACAAATCCGTGCTGGTGATGGGAAATCACGGGGTCAGCATCGTGGGCGACACCGTGGCAGAGGCGTTCGAGGATCTCTACTTCTTTGAAAAGGCTGCGCAAACACTGATTCTCGCCCGCTCCACCGGGGCACGCCTCGCGGTCCTCACGGATGCTGTGGCCCAGAACACCGCCGATGGCTGGCGCGCCTATCAGGGGATGGCGGCCAAACATTTTGCCTATCTGCGCAGCAGGTTGCCGCCCCTGCCCGGCTGA
- a CDS encoding winged helix-turn-helix transcriptional regulator → MSNSDVPPPASQTPVVDPSVRARAPVRMDRCGLAQAADILGDRWTLLILREAFYGVVRFADMQEDIGVPRSILSNRLAKLVEAGLLCRFEYRENGARARHGYRLTERGRDLALTFLAMKQWWDTEQSTTPSVHFAPKGKTGAVRVALLDEDGQEVDPETLRVVMG, encoded by the coding sequence ATGTCAAACTCAGATGTGCCTCCTCCCGCCAGCCAGACACCCGTGGTCGACCCTTCTGTGCGTGCGCGCGCACCCGTTCGGATGGACCGCTGTGGTCTCGCGCAGGCCGCGGACATCCTGGGCGATCGCTGGACGCTGTTGATCCTGCGCGAGGCGTTTTATGGCGTGGTGCGCTTTGCCGATATGCAGGAAGACATCGGAGTGCCGCGCTCGATCCTGTCAAACCGTCTTGCCAAGCTGGTCGAGGCTGGTTTGCTCTGCCGGTTCGAGTATCGCGAGAACGGGGCGCGGGCGCGGCATGGCTACCGGCTGACGGAGCGCGGTCGCGATCTCGCGCTGACGTTCCTGGCGATGAAACAATGGTGGGATACAGAGCAAAGCACCACGCCGTCGGTGCATTTTGCGCCAAAGGGCAAGACCGGTGCAGTGCGCGTCGCGCTGCTTGATGAGGACGGTCAGGAGGTCGATCCCGAAACCCTGCGGGTGGTGATGGGCTGA
- a CDS encoding dienelactone hydrolase family protein, producing MTTRFIPATPAARPIDQDDPLEDFERREVALLGLTKTVYVAGAGPAVIVMHELPGISPQVARFARWVREAGFTVYMPSLFGRDGAVAQADEGAEVFKRVCISREFRVMAGMGTSPVVAWLRALASEAHEACGGIGVGAVGMCLTGNFALSMMIEPAMQAPVLCQPSLPLDDPGAIAMSDEEAAAVRARMDQDDLTAQLYRFEGDSFCRAERLAAYFDRFGDRLTEKTLPDSAANPSPAPFFNAHVPTPHSVVTQHLIDAAGTETVKAVEEIIAFLRSRLHP from the coding sequence ATGACCACCCGCTTCATCCCCGCCACGCCCGCCGCGCGCCCCATCGACCAGGATGACCCGCTTGAGGATTTCGAGCGCCGCGAGGTCGCGCTTCTCGGCCTCACCAAGACGGTCTATGTGGCGGGCGCGGGTCCCGCGGTGATCGTGATGCACGAGCTGCCGGGGATCTCGCCGCAAGTGGCCCGCTTTGCGCGATGGGTCAGGGAGGCCGGCTTCACCGTCTACATGCCCTCGCTTTTTGGGCGCGATGGCGCCGTCGCACAGGCCGACGAAGGCGCAGAGGTCTTTAAACGAGTCTGCATCTCGCGCGAGTTTCGGGTCATGGCGGGGATGGGCACCAGCCCGGTTGTGGCATGGCTGCGCGCCCTCGCCAGCGAGGCTCATGAGGCCTGTGGCGGTATCGGCGTCGGCGCCGTTGGCATGTGCCTCACTGGAAACTTCGCGCTCTCGATGATGATCGAACCCGCCATGCAGGCCCCCGTGCTCTGCCAGCCATCGCTCCCGCTTGACGATCCGGGCGCCATTGCCATGAGTGACGAAGAAGCCGCCGCCGTCCGCGCACGCATGGATCAGGACGATCTGACCGCACAGCTCTACCGGTTCGAAGGGGACAGCTTCTGCCGCGCGGAGCGGCTCGCGGCCTATTTCGACCGGTTTGGGGACCGCCTCACGGAGAAAACCCTGCCCGACAGCGCCGCCAATCCGTCTCCCGCGCCCTTCTTCAACGCCCATGTGCCAACACCGCATTCGGTTGTCACACAGCACCTGATCGATGCAGCCGGAACAGAAACCGTCAAGGCCGTCGAGGAGATTATCGCGTTTCTGCGCAGCCGGTTGCACCCCTGA
- a CDS encoding PAS domain-containing sensor histidine kinase — MSLEQKRLLDQVEQAVFVLEPDAEGIPRYTAFNRYALGHIQRREAEVLGLTIRDLFPGRYGETIYGHHLRVLREGRPFTYQAHLPLHGAEHRIEVTLRPCLDDFGRVTHIVGTTKDISGLGHLQNLQLGAEMFHAEIEDFVSLAAHDLRTPMRHVRTIAEMLREDFEDMGDGKLELIDMLEQIGTRATQLISDILAHAQATTTQSDVRAFSFRDLVNEVLALLDPMGRCVCNISGDQVVGDRAATLIVLRNLIDNALKYGRRADGSPLHVDISLSAEPDDFYAVEVKDNGPGLRDPAALLLNTGTLRTDGGFGLLGVHRLVRARGGTIDARNNEDQPGAVIRFTLPGHLPSAAA; from the coding sequence ATGTCTCTCGAACAGAAACGCCTGCTCGATCAGGTGGAGCAGGCTGTCTTTGTCCTAGAGCCGGATGCCGAGGGGATTCCGCGCTATACCGCATTCAACAGATATGCGCTTGGTCATATCCAGCGACGCGAAGCGGAGGTCCTGGGGCTGACGATACGGGATCTCTTTCCGGGGCGCTATGGCGAGACCATCTATGGCCACCATCTTCGGGTGCTGCGCGAGGGCAGGCCGTTTACCTATCAGGCGCATCTGCCGCTCCACGGCGCAGAGCATCGGATCGAGGTCACATTGCGTCCCTGTCTCGACGATTTCGGTCGTGTGACGCATATCGTTGGCACCACCAAGGATATTTCCGGCCTTGGACACCTTCAAAACCTGCAGCTCGGGGCCGAAATGTTTCATGCCGAGATCGAGGATTTCGTCAGCCTCGCAGCCCATGATCTTCGCACGCCGATGCGCCATGTCAGAACGATTGCCGAGATGCTGCGCGAAGATTTTGAAGACATGGGCGATGGCAAGCTCGAACTGATCGACATGCTGGAACAGATCGGCACGCGGGCAACGCAACTTATCTCTGACATTCTGGCCCATGCGCAGGCGACCACCACGCAATCGGACGTGCGGGCGTTCTCCTTTCGCGATCTGGTGAACGAGGTGCTTGCCCTGCTCGACCCGATGGGGCGCTGTGTGTGCAACATCAGCGGCGATCAGGTGGTAGGCGATCGGGCGGCCACGCTTATTGTTCTGCGCAATCTGATCGACAACGCGTTGAAATACGGTCGTAGGGCAGACGGCAGCCCCTTGCATGTGGACATTAGCCTCTCGGCCGAACCGGATGATTTCTATGCCGTCGAAGTGAAGGACAATGGCCCCGGCCTGCGTGATCCTGCCGCGCTGCTCCTGAATACCGGGACCCTGCGCACCGATGGTGGCTTTGGTCTGCTGGGGGTTCACCGACTGGTGAGGGCGCGCGGCGGAACGATTGACGCGCGCAACAATGAAGACCAGCCCGGTGCGGTGATCCGCTTTACCCTGCCGGGGCATCTGCCGTCCGCTGCTGCTTGA
- the mraZ gene encoding division/cell wall cluster transcriptional repressor MraZ, producing the protein MGRRFRGESHHKVDSKGRVSIPASFRRVLEASDPNWQPGDAPELVIVYGDHRRQYLECYTMEAIEEVDAKIAALPRGSKGRKILERIFNGQSLPTTVDETGRLVLPAKLRQKIDLDKEAFFIASGDTFQIWKPETYEEVEMAEAEKLMDELPDDFDPLEFLDGAGGA; encoded by the coding sequence TTGGGTCGCAGGTTCAGAGGCGAGAGCCACCACAAGGTGGACAGCAAGGGGCGGGTGTCTATCCCAGCTTCCTTTCGCCGTGTGCTGGAAGCCTCCGACCCGAACTGGCAGCCCGGTGACGCGCCCGAACTGGTGATCGTTTATGGCGATCACCGCCGTCAGTACCTCGAATGCTACACAATGGAAGCCATCGAGGAAGTGGACGCCAAGATCGCCGCCCTGCCCCGTGGCTCCAAGGGCCGCAAGATCCTCGAACGCATCTTCAACGGCCAGTCCCTGCCGACCACGGTGGATGAGACGGGCCGCCTTGTGCTTCCGGCCAAACTGCGCCAGAAGATCGACCTCGACAAAGAGGCCTTCTTTATTGCGTCCGGGGACACTTTCCAGATCTGGAAGCCGGAGACCTACGAAGAGGTCGAGATGGCCGAGGCCGAGAAGCTGATGGACGAGCTGCCGGATGACTTCGATCCCCTTGAATTCCTAGACGGCGCCGGAGGCGCATAA
- the rsmH gene encoding 16S rRNA (cytosine(1402)-N(4))-methyltransferase RsmH, translating into MTDRTAAPSGPHIPVLLKPLLAAVAPVTGRWLDGTFGAGGYTKGLLAAGADQVIGVDRDPLAFEMAQPWAAEYGDRLVLQQGVFSRMDEYAQELDGVVLDLGVSSMQLDLAERGFSFMKEGPLDMRMSQDGPSAADLVAELSEVQLADVLYSFGEERASRRIAKAIVKERAQEPITTTLRLAEIIEGCLPRPKPGQSHPATRSFQALRIAVNGEYEELMGGLLAAERALKPGGLLAVVTFHSVEDRMVKRFFQHRANKTGNANRYAPAMEEQPSQFELVTRKAVGPDKDELAQNPRSRSALLRVGRRTDAAPVEITAKELSMPQLKETR; encoded by the coding sequence ATGACGGACCGCACCGCTGCCCCCTCCGGTCCCCACATTCCTGTCCTGCTGAAGCCGCTCCTTGCAGCGGTGGCGCCGGTCACGGGCCGCTGGCTCGATGGCACCTTTGGCGCGGGCGGCTATACCAAGGGCCTTCTGGCTGCGGGGGCCGATCAGGTCATCGGCGTCGACCGTGATCCGCTGGCGTTTGAGATGGCGCAGCCGTGGGCGGCAGAGTATGGCGACCGGCTGGTGCTGCAGCAGGGCGTGTTCTCGCGCATGGATGAATACGCGCAGGAACTCGATGGCGTGGTGCTGGACCTTGGGGTGTCGTCGATGCAGCTGGATCTGGCGGAGCGCGGCTTTTCCTTCATGAAGGAGGGTCCGCTCGATATGCGCATGTCGCAAGATGGCCCCTCAGCGGCGGATCTGGTGGCCGAGCTCAGCGAAGTGCAACTCGCTGATGTTCTTTACAGTTTTGGTGAAGAGCGCGCCTCGCGCCGGATCGCCAAGGCCATCGTGAAGGAACGCGCGCAGGAGCCGATCACCACCACATTGCGTCTGGCCGAAATCATCGAGGGCTGCCTGCCCCGCCCCAAACCCGGCCAGTCTCACCCGGCGACCCGCAGCTTTCAGGCGCTGCGCATCGCGGTGAATGGCGAGTATGAAGAGCTGATGGGTGGGCTTCTGGCCGCCGAACGCGCGCTCAAACCCGGTGGGCTCCTGGCCGTGGTGACCTTCCATTCGGTCGAAGACCGTATGGTCAAACGCTTCTTTCAGCACCGCGCAAACAAGACCGGAAATGCCAACCGATATGCGCCCGCGATGGAAGAGCAGCCCAGCCAGTTTGAGCTTGTGACCCGCAAGGCCGTTGGCCCCGACAAGGACGAGCTGGCGCAAAACCCGCGTTCGCGCTCGGCGCTCTTGCGGGTGGGGCGGCGCACCGATGCCGCTCCGGTGGAGATCACCGCCAAGGAACTGAGCATGCCGCAGTTGAAAGAGACGCGCTGA
- a CDS encoding cell division protein FtsL has translation MRTLAYMMTILAVFGLAFWAYRENYATQQVLKETRVLRSDIADAQVRLSVLRAEWAYLNRPDRLRDLAELNFERLGLLPLRPEQFGRVDEVSFPPSGLVIEEGVEVSSYGQEADQ, from the coding sequence ATGAGAACCCTCGCCTATATGATGACGATCCTCGCGGTCTTTGGTCTGGCGTTCTGGGCCTACCGCGAGAATTACGCCACCCAGCAGGTGCTCAAGGAAACCCGCGTCCTGCGCAGTGACATCGCCGATGCGCAGGTGCGCCTGAGCGTGCTGCGCGCCGAATGGGCCTATCTCAACCGTCCCGACCGTTTGCGGGACCTGGCCGAGCTCAACTTTGAGCGCCTTGGCCTGCTGCCACTGCGCCCGGAACAATTTGGACGCGTGGACGAGGTGTCCTTTCCGCCCTCGGGTCTGGTGATCGAAGAAGGCGTCGAGGTCTCCTCTTATGGACAGGAGGCCGATCAATGA
- a CDS encoding peptidoglycan D,D-transpeptidase FtsI family protein produces the protein MIRTPLRPLARILPARARGENPDLIERENLAQRHSEMEARARTRAEGRLLVLAAFFVCAYVAIGGRMAMMATSEPAEPVSVSGSAIANQRADIVDREGRILATNFETFSLYAQPPQMVEPLVAAEKLVSIFPDLDHERLVKDFTGSRKFLWIKKKISPEQMQAVHDIGDPGLMFGPREMRLYPNGKLAAHVLGGASFGKEGVNAAEVIGVAGVEKQFDDYLRDPANGGKPLELSLDLSVQHATEEVLYGGMKLMNAKGATSILMDVHTGEVISVASLPDFDPNERPRPPTSGFDPSESPLFNRAVQGVYELGSTFKIFAAAQAIELGLVNPETVIDTRGPLRWGKFSIRDFRNYGNEMTVSRIIEKSSNIGTARLAQQIGAERQRAFLGELGMLEPTPFEIVEASGGQPLLPRNWSELSTMTISYGHGISTTPMHLAAGYAAIANGGRLVKPTILKQTGPRLGERVLSKEVAEASLEMLRRVVSSGSASMAEVEGYSVGGKTGTADKPKPRGGYYEDKVIATFAAVFPTDAPKYVLIVTLDEPEIIAYGEDRRTAGWTAAPVAAEMIARLAPLLGLRPQIEPARISGVTLTSN, from the coding sequence ATGATCCGCACGCCCCTGCGCCCCCTCGCCCGCATCCTGCCCGCCCGCGCGCGCGGCGAGAACCCCGACCTCATCGAGCGCGAAAACCTCGCCCAGCGCCACAGCGAGATGGAAGCCCGTGCCCGCACCCGCGCCGAGGGGCGTCTTCTGGTGCTCGCGGCCTTTTTTGTCTGCGCCTATGTGGCGATCGGCGGACGGATGGCGATGATGGCCACCTCGGAGCCGGCAGAGCCCGTTTCCGTGAGCGGCAGCGCCATCGCCAACCAGCGCGCCGACATCGTTGACCGCGAAGGCCGCATCCTCGCCACCAATTTCGAGACCTTCTCGCTCTATGCCCAGCCGCCGCAGATGGTGGAGCCGCTGGTGGCGGCGGAAAAACTGGTCTCGATCTTTCCGGATCTCGATCACGAGCGTCTGGTCAAGGATTTCACAGGAAGCCGCAAGTTCCTCTGGATCAAGAAGAAAATCAGCCCCGAGCAAATGCAGGCGGTGCATGACATCGGCGATCCCGGCCTGATGTTTGGCCCGCGCGAGATGCGCCTTTACCCCAACGGCAAGCTCGCCGCACATGTGCTGGGTGGGGCCTCTTTTGGCAAGGAAGGCGTGAACGCCGCCGAGGTGATCGGTGTTGCAGGCGTGGAAAAACAGTTCGATGACTACCTGCGTGACCCGGCCAATGGCGGCAAGCCGCTGGAATTGAGCCTCGATCTCTCGGTGCAGCACGCCACCGAAGAAGTACTCTATGGCGGCATGAAGCTGATGAACGCCAAGGGCGCAACCTCGATCCTGATGGATGTACACACCGGCGAGGTGATCTCGGTGGCCTCGCTGCCCGATTTTGATCCCAACGAGCGCCCACGCCCGCCCACCTCGGGCTTTGACCCGTCCGAAAGCCCGCTCTTCAACCGTGCCGTTCAGGGCGTCTATGAGCTTGGCTCGACCTTCAAGATCTTTGCCGCGGCTCAGGCCATCGAGCTTGGCCTTGTGAACCCGGAAACCGTGATCGACACCCGCGGCCCATTGCGCTGGGGCAAATTCTCCATCCGGGATTTTCGCAACTACGGCAACGAGATGACCGTCTCGCGCATCATCGAAAAGTCCTCCAACATCGGGACCGCGCGGCTCGCGCAGCAGATCGGAGCCGAACGCCAGCGCGCCTTCCTCGGAGAGCTTGGCATGTTGGAGCCGACCCCGTTTGAGATCGTCGAAGCGTCGGGCGGCCAGCCGCTCTTGCCGAGAAACTGGTCGGAGCTGTCGACCATGACCATTTCCTATGGTCACGGGATTTCAACCACGCCGATGCATCTGGCGGCGGGCTATGCGGCCATTGCCAATGGCGGCCGGCTCGTGAAACCCACGATCCTTAAGCAGACCGGCCCCCGCCTCGGGGAGCGCGTGCTCAGCAAAGAGGTTGCCGAGGCTTCACTCGAGATGCTGCGCAGGGTGGTGAGCAGCGGCTCTGCCTCCATGGCCGAGGTCGAAGGCTACAGCGTGGGCGGCAAGACCGGCACCGCTGACAAGCCCAAGCCCCGTGGCGGCTATTACGAAGACAAGGTGATCGCGACCTTTGCCGCCGTTTTCCCCACGGATGCGCCGAAATATGTGCTGATCGTGACCCTGGATGAACCCGAGATCATCGCCTATGGCGAGGACCGCCGCACCGCCGGCTGGACCGCCGCGCCCGTCGCCGCCGAGATGATCGCGCGCCTTGCGCCGCTCCTTGGGCTCAGACCACAGATTGAACCTGCCCGTATCTCTGGTGTAACCCTCACCTCAAACTAA
- a CDS encoding UDP-N-acetylmuramoyl-L-alanyl-D-glutamate--2,6-diaminopimelate ligase → MTQRPALKLSQLGLTARAGLDPQITGLAVDSREVGEGFVFAALPGTRVHGATFVEQVLDQGAVAILTDAKGAEIAGEAIAAAGAALVVAEDPRQALSGAAALWFGAQPPVMAAVTGTNGKTSVSTFLRMIWTELGHKAVNLGTTGIEGAWSHPLAHTTPEPITLHRALAAAAEAGVTHAAMEASSHGLDQRRLDGVQLSAAGFTNFTQDHLDYHETFEAYFAAKAGLFRRVLSEDGVAVINMTDPKGAEMRAIAAARGQEIITVGRGLGDIALMGMRVDATGQDIRFTWHDRPFAKRLNLIGGFQAENVLVAAGLAIASGEDPEQVFDTLPHLSTVRGRMQLAATRDNGATVFVDYAHTPDAVATAIKALRPHVLGRLVAIVGAGGDRDATKRPLMGAAAQDNADAVIVTDDNPRSEDPAAIRAAVMGGAPDALNVGDRAEAILRGVDMLEAGDALLICGKGHESGQTIGTDVLPFDDVEQASMAVAALDGRMV, encoded by the coding sequence ATGACACAGAGACCAGCGCTCAAGCTCAGCCAGTTGGGACTGACCGCAAGAGCGGGCCTGGACCCGCAGATCACGGGGCTTGCGGTGGACAGCCGCGAGGTTGGCGAGGGTTTTGTTTTTGCCGCCCTGCCCGGCACGCGCGTGCATGGTGCAACCTTTGTCGAACAGGTGCTCGATCAGGGCGCGGTGGCCATTCTGACCGACGCCAAGGGCGCCGAGATCGCAGGCGAGGCCATTGCCGCAGCGGGCGCAGCCCTTGTGGTGGCCGAAGACCCGCGGCAGGCGCTCTCGGGTGCAGCGGCGCTCTGGTTTGGCGCCCAGCCCCCGGTGATGGCAGCCGTGACAGGCACCAATGGCAAGACCTCCGTGTCGACCTTCCTGCGCATGATCTGGACCGAGCTTGGCCACAAGGCCGTGAACCTTGGCACCACCGGCATCGAGGGCGCATGGTCACATCCGCTGGCGCATACCACGCCCGAGCCGATCACCCTGCACCGCGCGCTTGCGGCAGCAGCCGAGGCGGGCGTCACCCATGCGGCGATGGAGGCCTCCTCGCATGGGCTGGATCAGCGGCGGCTGGACGGTGTACAGCTCTCGGCGGCGGGTTTCACGAATTTCACCCAGGATCACCTCGACTATCACGAGACCTTTGAGGCCTATTTTGCGGCCAAGGCAGGGCTTTTCCGTCGTGTGCTCTCGGAAGATGGCGTCGCCGTCATCAATATGACCGACCCCAAAGGGGCTGAGATGCGCGCCATTGCTGCCGCCCGCGGGCAGGAGATCATTACGGTTGGGCGCGGTCTGGGTGACATTGCCCTGATGGGTATGCGAGTCGATGCCACCGGGCAGGACATCCGGTTCACATGGCACGACCGCCCCTTTGCCAAGCGGTTGAACCTCATCGGCGGCTTTCAGGCGGAAAACGTGCTGGTGGCGGCGGGTCTGGCGATTGCCAGCGGCGAGGACCCCGAGCAGGTGTTTGACACCCTGCCTCACCTCAGCACGGTGCGCGGGCGGATGCAGCTTGCGGCAACCCGCGACAATGGCGCGACGGTGTTTGTGGATTACGCCCACACCCCCGACGCGGTTGCCACCGCGATCAAGGCGCTGCGCCCGCATGTTCTGGGCCGCCTTGTGGCGATCGTCGGCGCGGGCGGGGATCGCGATGCAACCAAACGCCCCTTGATGGGCGCCGCAGCGCAGGACAATGCCGATGCGGTGATCGTCACCGATGACAACCCCCGCTCTGAAGATCCCGCCGCCATTCGCGCGGCCGTCATGGGCGGCGCGCCGGACGCGCTCAATGTGGGCGACCGCGCCGAAGCGATCCTGCGCGGCGTCGATATGCTCGAGGCTGGCGATGCGCTCCTCATCTGCGGCAAGGGCCATGAGAGCGGCCAGACCATCGGCACCGATGTATTGCCCTTTGACGACGTGGAGCAGGCCAGCATGGCCGTCGCCGCCCTTGACGGGAGAATGGTATGA